The Candidatus Beckwithbacteria bacterium genome has a window encoding:
- a CDS encoding NDP-sugar synthase — MKVFILAAGLGTRLKPLTNHQPKVMVKIGDKPILEHLINLCSFHGFKDIIINLHYFPKVITDYFQDGNKFGVHINYSREINQIMGGAGALKLAEKLLKNDSFFVLNGDVMTNVDLTAMAKFHQLKAGLGTFLVHPTDHPFDSDLVESDHNFLIKRFFRPHQGDKFKPLAKTGTHIFTPQVLDFIPGKTEFSLEEQLIPGLLARGQRLYAYYSDCYSKDMGTPERLTQVTKDYQNGKISF, encoded by the coding sequence ATGAAAGTTTTTATTTTAGCCGCCGGCTTGGGGACCAGATTAAAACCCTTAACTAACCATCAGCCCAAGGTAATGGTTAAAATCGGAGACAAACCAATTCTCGAACACTTAATTAATCTTTGTTCTTTTCACGGCTTTAAAGACATTATTATTAATCTTCATTATTTTCCAAAAGTCATTACTGATTATTTTCAAGATGGAAATAAGTTTGGTGTTCACATTAATTACTCGCGTGAAATTAACCAAATCATGGGCGGCGCCGGTGCCTTAAAACTGGCGGAAAAATTATTGAAAAACGACAGTTTTTTTGTTCTTAACGGTGACGTCATGACCAATGTTGATTTAACCGCTATGGCTAAATTTCATCAGTTAAAGGCGGGTTTGGGAACTTTTTTAGTGCACCCGACCGATCATCCGTTTGACTCAGATTTGGTTGAGTCTGATCACAATTTTTTGATTAAACGTTTTTTCCGGCCCCACCAGGGAGATAAATTTAAGCCGCTGGCTAAAACCGGCACTCATATCTTTACACCGCAAGTTTTGGACTTTATTCCCGGAAAAACTGAATTTTCTTTAGAAGAGCAGTTAATTCCCGGTTTGTTAGCCCGCGGTCAAAGACTTTACGCCTATTATTCCGACTGTTATTCTAAGGATATGGGTACGCCGGAAAGATTAACGCAAGTTACCAAGGACTATCAAAATGGCAAAATTTCTTTTTAA
- a CDS encoding glycosyltransferase produces MAKFLFKNIWLFLPCHNEEGNLADLVATILQLKIPNLHIAIIDDNSTDRTGEIADKLTVKFPKEISVLHRQPPRGRALAGKDAFRYCLKQKADAIIEMDADFSHDPQYIPLMLRQLSKPEIDVVLGSRFLPGGSEVNRSPFRTLISRLSGIIFRFILGIHLTDMGSGFKAYKRKALESINPASLFSRKGLAISMEAVFRVLKNGYKVKEIPIVFKDRRAGVSKLSWTDFFEPVFICFKLVSSLGRYN; encoded by the coding sequence ATGGCAAAATTTCTTTTTAAAAACATTTGGTTGTTTTTACCCTGCCATAATGAAGAAGGGAATCTTGCCGATTTAGTTGCCACTATTCTTCAGCTTAAAATTCCCAATTTACATATTGCGATTATCGATGATAATTCCACTGACAGAACCGGAGAAATTGCCGATAAATTAACCGTCAAATTTCCCAAGGAAATTAGTGTTTTACACCGCCAACCGCCGCGTGGCCGGGCTTTGGCCGGCAAAGATGCCTTCAGGTATTGTTTAAAACAAAAGGCAGATGCCATTATAGAAATGGATGCGGATTTTTCTCATGATCCGCAATATATTCCTCTAATGCTTCGGCAGCTATCAAAACCAGAAATCGATGTAGTTTTGGGTTCTCGGTTTTTACCAGGTGGAAGTGAGGTCAATCGTTCTCCTTTCCGCACCTTAATTAGTCGGCTTTCCGGAATTATTTTCCGCTTCATTTTGGGAATTCATTTAACAGACATGGGTTCAGGTTTTAAGGCATATAAGAGAAAAGCCCTGGAATCAATTAACCCAGCTAGCCTTTTTTCCCGAAAAGGCCTGGCTATTTCTATGGAAGCGGTCTTTCGGGTTTTAAAAAATGGTTATAAAGTTAAAGAAATTCCGATTGTTTTTAAAGACCGCCGGGCAGGTGTGTCTAAACTTTCCTGGACAGATTTTTTTGAGCCTGTTTTTATTTGTTTTAAATTGGTATCTTCTTTAGGAAGATATAATTAG